A section of the Alkalihalobacillus sp. LMS39 genome encodes:
- the folP gene encoding dihydropteroate synthase, with the protein MSTQMNRMNATCFTNRTYIMGILNTTPDSFSDGGKYNTIEQAIIHAKQMISNGADIIDVGGESTRPGAEKVEETEELDRVIPIIRELAKEIDVPISIDTYKAEVARQALEAGASIINDVWGAKADPDMAFVAADFQAPIVLMHNRDNQQYTDLMEDMKADLQQSIDLCKRAGVRDEQIILDPGIGFAKSYEQNLEVMRRLDELTSIGYPVLLGTSRKSFIAKTLDVPVNERVEGTGATVCLGIAKGCTIVRVHDVLQMKRMATMMDAMLGRKV; encoded by the coding sequence ATGAGCACACAGATGAATCGAATGAATGCCACATGTTTCACAAACCGAACGTATATCATGGGGATTTTAAATACAACTCCAGACTCGTTTTCAGATGGGGGGAAATACAATACGATTGAGCAAGCGATTATTCATGCGAAACAAATGATATCGAATGGAGCTGACATTATTGATGTTGGTGGGGAATCAACTCGCCCTGGTGCAGAAAAAGTAGAGGAAACAGAAGAGTTAGACCGTGTGATTCCAATAATAAGAGAGCTAGCCAAAGAAATTGATGTGCCGATTTCAATTGATACATATAAAGCCGAAGTGGCAAGACAAGCATTGGAAGCGGGGGCCTCAATTATTAATGATGTTTGGGGAGCAAAGGCTGATCCTGATATGGCGTTTGTAGCTGCAGACTTTCAAGCTCCGATCGTGTTAATGCATAATCGTGATAATCAACAATATACCGATTTAATGGAAGATATGAAAGCTGATTTACAACAAAGTATTGATTTATGTAAACGAGCAGGAGTAAGGGATGAACAAATTATATTAGACCCTGGAATTGGCTTTGCCAAGTCTTATGAACAAAATCTCGAGGTTATGCGCAGGCTTGATGAGTTAACTTCGATTGGCTATCCGGTCCTTTTAGGGACATCTCGAAAATCATTTATCGCAAAAACACTCGATGTTCCAGTAAATGAACGAGTGGAAGGAACGGGTGCGACGGTGTGCTTAGGAATTGCAAAAGGGTGTACGATTGTTCGCGTGCATGATGTGTTACAGATGAAAAGAATGGCTACAATGATGGATGCGATGCTTGGGAGGAAGGTATGA
- the hslO gene encoding Hsp33 family molecular chaperone HslO, translating into MGDYLVKALGFDNKVRAYAVRTTEMVNEAVRRQKTWPTASAALGRAMTASTMMAAMLKGDNKLTVKIEGGGPIGAIIVDSNAFGETRGYVSNPNVHFDLNAQGKLDVARAVGNNGYMSVVKDLGMKEHFTGSVPIVSGELGEDFTYYFASSEQTPSSVGVGVLVNPDESILASGGFIIQMLPGADDEVINTIEKRLSQLPPISKLIEAGMPPEEMIAALLGDDNVKILEKSNVVFSCQCSKERIANALISLGKQELDDMIEQDGGAETRCHFCNEVYTFSIEDLRALQEEATQ; encoded by the coding sequence ATGGGTGATTATTTAGTAAAAGCGCTAGGCTTTGATAATAAAGTAAGGGCATATGCGGTCCGTACGACAGAGATGGTCAATGAGGCTGTAAGAAGACAAAAAACATGGCCGACAGCGTCTGCTGCTTTAGGAAGGGCGATGACAGCTAGTACAATGATGGCTGCGATGTTAAAAGGAGATAATAAGCTAACGGTTAAAATTGAAGGTGGAGGACCAATTGGTGCTATTATTGTTGATAGTAATGCGTTTGGTGAAACAAGAGGTTACGTCTCTAATCCAAATGTCCATTTTGATTTAAATGCACAAGGAAAACTAGATGTTGCGCGAGCTGTTGGGAATAATGGGTATATGTCAGTTGTAAAAGATTTAGGAATGAAAGAGCATTTTACCGGAAGTGTTCCAATTGTTTCAGGTGAGTTAGGAGAAGATTTTACGTATTATTTTGCTTCTTCTGAACAAACGCCTTCGTCAGTTGGTGTTGGAGTTCTTGTCAATCCAGATGAATCGATTTTAGCGTCAGGTGGATTTATTATTCAAATGTTACCTGGGGCAGATGATGAAGTTATTAATACGATTGAAAAACGATTATCTCAGCTACCACCAATATCTAAGTTAATTGAAGCAGGGATGCCGCCTGAGGAAATGATAGCGGCATTACTTGGTGATGATAATGTGAAGATATTAGAAAAATCAAATGTTGTTTTTTCCTGTCAATGTTCAAAAGAAAGGATAGCCAATGCCTTAATCAGTCTTGGTAAACAAGAACTTGATGACATGATTGAACAAGATGGTGGTGCCGAAACACGATGTCATTTTTGCAATGAAGTTTATACGTTTTCGATCGAAGATTTACGGGCATTACAAGAAGAAGCCACACAATAA
- the folK gene encoding 2-amino-4-hydroxy-6-hydroxymethyldihydropteridine diphosphokinase codes for MDNIVYIGLGSNVGDRESHLRFGVSALEQDQNCKVVETSSIYETAPVGYIDQGPFLNMVVVIKTTFKADEVLSLLLNIEKRAKRSREIRWGPRTLDLDILLYNQENIKMDVLQVPHPRMAERAFVIVPLHEVNPNLYLSNKEQTVEQIYGFLPDKEGVKIWRRRNGEEKSVLFES; via the coding sequence TTGGATAATATTGTTTACATCGGATTAGGTTCTAATGTAGGAGACCGTGAAAGTCATCTTCGCTTTGGTGTCTCCGCTCTAGAACAAGACCAGAATTGCAAAGTAGTAGAAACCTCTTCCATTTACGAAACAGCGCCTGTAGGTTATATTGATCAAGGTCCGTTTTTAAATATGGTCGTCGTTATAAAAACAACATTTAAAGCAGATGAAGTCTTATCGTTATTACTAAACATTGAGAAAAGAGCAAAGCGAAGTCGAGAGATTCGTTGGGGACCTCGAACGTTAGATCTTGACATTTTACTCTATAATCAAGAGAATATTAAGATGGATGTTCTGCAAGTTCCTCATCCACGGATGGCTGAACGAGCTTTTGTAATTGTACCTTTACATGAAGTGAACCCCAATTTATATTTGTCAAATAAAGAACAAACGGTTGAGCAAATATATGGTTTTTTACCAGATAAAGAAGGTGTAAAGATATGGAGAAGGAGAAATGGGGAAGAAAAATCCGTGCTTTTCGAAAGCTGA
- the pabA gene encoding aminodeoxychorismate/anthranilate synthase component II, with protein MILMIDNYDSFTYNLVQYLGEMGHELVVKRNDQITIAEIEQLNPDYIMISPGPCSPNEAGISMETIEYFAGKIPIFGVCLGHQSIAQVFGGDVVRAEKLMHGKTSKMTHDGQTIFAGISSPFTATRYHSLIVKRETLPDCFEISAETEEGEIMAIRHKTLPVEGVQFHPESIMTEDGKKLLLNFLETHSKERNAT; from the coding sequence ATGATTTTAATGATTGATAATTATGATTCGTTTACGTACAACTTAGTCCAATATTTAGGGGAAATGGGTCATGAACTAGTCGTTAAACGAAATGACCAAATTACAATAGCTGAAATTGAACAACTTAACCCGGACTATATTATGATTTCTCCTGGACCATGCAGTCCAAATGAAGCGGGAATCAGTATGGAAACAATTGAGTATTTTGCTGGAAAAATACCAATTTTCGGTGTTTGCTTAGGACACCAATCGATTGCCCAGGTGTTTGGAGGAGATGTTGTTCGTGCAGAAAAATTAATGCATGGAAAAACATCAAAGATGACCCATGACGGTCAAACGATTTTTGCTGGCATTTCATCTCCATTTACAGCTACAAGATATCATTCATTAATCGTGAAACGTGAAACGTTGCCGGATTGCTTTGAGATTTCTGCGGAGACAGAAGAAGGAGAAATCATGGCTATTCGTCATAAGACATTGCCTGTGGAAGGGGTCCAGTTCCACCCTGAATCAATTATGACTGAAGACGGAAAGAAACTGCTCCTCAATTTTTTGGAAACACATAGTAAGGAGCGTAACGCGACGTGA
- the cysK gene encoding cysteine synthase A: protein MRVANSITDLIGQTPLVKLNRLVPDDSADVYLKLEFFNPGSSVKDRIGLAMIEAAEKSGDLKPGDTIVEPTSGNTGIGLAMVAAAKGYKAKLVMPETMSMERRNLLRAYGAELVLTPGPEGMGGAIRKATELAKENGYFMPQQFENEANPAIHRETTGKELLEQVDGQIDGFVSGIGTGGTITGAGGFLKEHFPNLKIYAVEPVDSPVLSGGKPGPHKIQGIGAGFVPSILNTEVYDEVIKVSNEEAFDFARRAAREEGILGGISSGAAISAALQAAKELGKGKKVVAVIPSNGERYLSTPLYQFED from the coding sequence ATGAGAGTAGCGAATTCAATTACTGACCTCATTGGCCAAACACCATTAGTAAAATTAAACCGTCTTGTTCCAGATGATTCTGCAGATGTATATTTAAAATTAGAGTTTTTCAACCCAGGAAGCAGTGTAAAAGATCGTATCGGTTTAGCGATGATCGAAGCTGCTGAAAAAAGCGGAGATTTAAAGCCTGGTGATACAATTGTTGAACCTACAAGTGGAAATACAGGAATCGGGCTTGCGATGGTTGCTGCTGCAAAAGGATACAAAGCTAAACTCGTTATGCCGGAAACAATGAGTATGGAGCGTCGTAATTTATTACGTGCATACGGAGCAGAGCTTGTATTAACACCTGGACCAGAAGGAATGGGTGGAGCGATCCGTAAAGCAACAGAACTAGCAAAAGAAAATGGATATTTTATGCCACAACAATTTGAAAATGAAGCAAACCCGGCAATTCATCGTGAAACAACAGGAAAAGAACTTCTAGAACAAGTAGATGGACAAATTGATGGATTTGTTTCCGGTATTGGTACAGGTGGAACAATTACTGGTGCTGGTGGATTTTTAAAAGAGCATTTTCCTAACCTGAAAATATATGCTGTTGAACCTGTTGATTCCCCGGTATTATCAGGTGGAAAGCCGGGTCCTCACAAAATTCAAGGAATTGGAGCAGGGTTCGTTCCTAGTATTTTAAATACAGAAGTGTATGACGAAGTAATTAAAGTTTCTAATGAAGAAGCTTTTGATTTTGCTCGCCGTGCCGCTCGTGAAGAAGGAATTTTAGGTGGAATTTCTTCAGGTGCAGCGATTTCTGCTGCTCTTCAAGCAGCTAAAGAATTAGGAAAAGGTAAAAAAGTAGTAGCTGTTATCCCAAGTAATGGTGAGCGCTATTTAAGTACGCCGTTATATCAGTTTGAAGACTAA
- a CDS encoding helix-turn-helix transcriptional regulator, with the protein MEKEKWGRKIRAFRKLKGYTQESFAKALGVSISLLGEVERGSRVPSEEFIDKVVTLLKIEKDDLLS; encoded by the coding sequence ATGGAGAAGGAGAAATGGGGAAGAAAAATCCGTGCTTTTCGAAAGCTGAAAGGATATACACAAGAAAGCTTCGCCAAAGCACTTGGTGTTTCGATTTCATTATTAGGTGAAGTTGAAAGAGGGTCCCGTGTTCCAAGTGAAGAATTTATTGATAAAGTGGTCACATTGTTAAAGATTGAGAAAGACGATTTATTATCATAA
- the pabC gene encoding aminodeoxychorismate lyase yields MKVYLNGHIVDGASAQISIFDHGFMYGLGVFETFRIYEGHPFLLDDHFQRLQKSLHQLGIAWSYDKKKVCATLDTLLCANGIKDAYVRWNVSAGVGPLGLHIGDYEEPTTIVYMKPIPSFMPTEKQAVLLQTRRNSPEGKQRLKSHHYMNNILGKRELGQNNGDEGIFLTKEGYIAEGIVSNVFWVKDDILYTPSLETGILDGITRQFIFALAKKENVHVVEGCFFEDALLEADEMFITNSIQEIVKITMYNGKSFSFYGGITEKLQKQYEDGKTKLWSKGELG; encoded by the coding sequence GTGAAGGTTTATTTAAACGGACACATTGTCGATGGGGCATCTGCGCAAATCTCAATTTTTGATCATGGTTTTATGTATGGATTAGGCGTATTTGAAACTTTTCGAATCTATGAAGGTCATCCATTTTTATTGGATGACCATTTTCAACGTTTGCAAAAGAGTCTCCACCAGTTAGGAATTGCGTGGAGTTATGATAAGAAAAAAGTATGTGCGACACTAGATACACTGCTTTGTGCCAATGGCATAAAAGATGCATATGTGAGATGGAATGTATCAGCAGGTGTTGGACCGTTAGGATTACATATTGGTGATTATGAGGAGCCAACAACGATTGTTTATATGAAACCTATTCCATCCTTTATGCCAACAGAAAAACAAGCGGTTCTTTTACAAACGAGACGAAATAGTCCAGAAGGCAAACAACGATTAAAGTCCCACCATTATATGAACAATATATTAGGGAAACGAGAATTAGGGCAAAATAATGGAGATGAAGGCATTTTTTTAACAAAGGAAGGGTATATCGCAGAAGGAATTGTATCCAACGTGTTTTGGGTGAAGGATGATATATTATATACCCCATCACTAGAGACAGGAATATTGGATGGCATCACTCGACAATTTATATTTGCCTTAGCGAAGAAAGAAAATGTTCACGTCGTTGAGGGTTGTTTTTTCGAAGATGCATTGTTAGAAGCGGATGAAATGTTTATTACAAATTCGATTCAGGAGATTGTAAAAATCACAATGTACAATGGAAAGTCATTTTCTTTTTATGGTGGGATAACGGAAAAGCTTCAAAAGCAATATGAGGATGGGAAAACAAAGCTGTGGAGTAAAGGAGAGTTAGGATGA
- a CDS encoding anthranilate synthase component I family protein has translation MTTTIAISKEQWFRAYQYLGKDESHHVLLESGRGGQYSIIGLRPFAIVKGKGKQFSVTIKEKTTVQEGTPFSLLQEWMDRYSTPLIEDGPPFQGGAIGYISYDMVRHFERLETTTTDDLQTYDFYFLVFDDVFIYEQEKEELTMITHYTEGTHLDAKKRLEGYKEQWETKYPNMTWEQKEAPTKQEKASASLSEEEFTKAVLKIQEYIAQGDVFQVNLSVRQERPLVTEPLHIYEKLRVLNPSPYMAYLHSDEFQIVSGSPELLVKKNGNDISTRPIAGTRSRGKNEEEDEKLAKTLIENEKERAEHIMLVDLERNDLGRVCAYGTVEVDELMVIEKYSHVMHIVSNVRGTLAEGKSGYEVIEATFPGGTITGAPKVRTMEIIEELEPVRRGIYTGSIGWIGFNGDLELNIVIRTLLAKDGIAYVQAGAGIVIDSDPKAEYKESLKKARALWKAKELSEEEIVDELRRK, from the coding sequence ATGACTACGACGATTGCCATTTCGAAAGAGCAATGGTTTCGTGCCTATCAATATTTGGGGAAAGACGAATCCCACCACGTTTTGTTAGAAAGTGGACGAGGAGGGCAATATTCAATTATAGGGTTACGTCCTTTTGCCATTGTGAAAGGAAAGGGTAAGCAGTTTTCAGTAACGATAAAAGAAAAAACGACAGTCCAAGAAGGAACACCGTTTTCACTGTTACAAGAGTGGATGGACCGTTATTCCACACCTTTAATTGAGGATGGTCCACCGTTTCAAGGCGGTGCGATAGGGTACATAAGTTATGATATGGTTCGTCACTTTGAAAGATTAGAAACTACAACAACGGATGATTTACAAACATATGATTTTTATTTCCTTGTATTTGATGATGTATTCATTTATGAACAGGAAAAAGAAGAATTGACAATGATCACCCATTACACAGAAGGAACCCATCTTGACGCAAAAAAGCGTCTTGAAGGGTATAAAGAACAGTGGGAAACGAAATACCCTAACATGACTTGGGAGCAAAAAGAAGCGCCTACTAAGCAGGAAAAGGCAAGCGCGTCCTTGAGCGAAGAGGAATTCACGAAAGCTGTTTTGAAAATACAAGAATACATTGCTCAAGGGGATGTATTTCAAGTGAATTTATCAGTTAGACAAGAAAGGCCTCTTGTAACGGAGCCTCTTCATATTTATGAAAAATTAAGAGTGTTAAATCCTTCTCCTTATATGGCCTATCTTCATAGTGATGAGTTTCAAATTGTGAGTGGTTCACCTGAACTTTTAGTGAAAAAGAATGGGAATGACATTAGTACAAGACCAATAGCAGGAACACGCTCTCGCGGTAAAAATGAGGAAGAAGATGAAAAATTAGCAAAAACATTAATTGAAAATGAGAAAGAACGAGCAGAACATATAATGCTAGTCGATCTCGAGCGAAATGACCTTGGTCGCGTATGTGCTTATGGCACCGTCGAAGTAGATGAACTAATGGTTATTGAGAAATATTCACATGTGATGCATATTGTTTCTAATGTAAGAGGAACGTTAGCGGAGGGAAAGAGTGGATATGAAGTCATTGAAGCAACATTTCCTGGGGGTACGATAACAGGTGCTCCGAAAGTTAGAACAATGGAGATCATAGAAGAGCTTGAACCTGTGCGTCGAGGAATTTATACTGGATCTATCGGATGGATTGGGTTTAATGGAGATTTAGAATTAAATATTGTCATCCGGACTCTACTTGCTAAAGATGGAATCGCCTATGTGCAAGCCGGTGCAGGGATTGTCATCGATTCAGATCCAAAAGCAGAGTATAAAGAATCATTAAAGAAAGCAAGAGCATTATGGAAAGCGAAAGAGTTGAGTGAAGAAGAAATAGTAGATGAGCTGAGGAGGAAATAA
- the lysS gene encoding lysine--tRNA ligase, with protein sequence MSQEVEVSDLLGVRREKLKHMQDRGIDPFGGKFERTHTAIEMNGQFGEQSKEQLDENENHVTLAGRVMTKRGKGKAGFAHIQDLTGQIQIYVRKDAVGDEAYDIFDTIDIGDIVGVSGVAFKTKVGELSIKVKTFTLLSKSLRPLPDKFHGLKDIEQRYRQRYVDLIVNPEVRDTFVVRSKILQSMRRYLDSRGYLEVETPTMHSIAGGASARPFITHHNALDMKLYMRIAIELHLKRLIVGGLEKVYEIGRVFRNEGVSTRHNPEFTMIELYEAYADYQDIMSLTEQLIAHIAQEVLGTTKVTYGEFEVDLQPEWKRLHMVDAIKEYAGVDFWQEMSDEEARNIAKEHKVPVKETMTYGHVVNEFFEHFVEEKLIQPTFIYGHPTAISPLAKKNPEDERFTDRFELFIVGREHANAFTELNDPIDQRGRFEDQLKEREQGDDEAHMMDEDFIEALEYGMPPTGGLGIGIDRLVMLLTNSPSIRDVLLFPQMRHRETTEE encoded by the coding sequence ATGAGTCAAGAAGTAGAAGTGTCGGATTTGTTAGGGGTACGTAGAGAGAAATTAAAGCATATGCAAGACCGTGGAATAGATCCTTTTGGTGGTAAGTTTGAACGAACGCATACAGCAATTGAAATGAATGGGCAATTTGGTGAACAATCAAAAGAACAGTTAGATGAAAATGAGAACCATGTGACATTAGCTGGAAGAGTAATGACAAAGCGCGGAAAAGGAAAAGCTGGTTTTGCTCATATCCAAGACTTAACAGGCCAAATTCAAATTTATGTTCGGAAAGATGCTGTTGGCGATGAGGCATATGATATTTTTGATACGATTGATATTGGAGATATTGTCGGAGTATCGGGTGTTGCTTTCAAAACAAAAGTAGGCGAATTATCAATTAAAGTTAAGACTTTTACTTTATTGTCTAAATCATTGCGTCCATTACCAGACAAGTTTCATGGATTAAAAGATATCGAACAGCGCTACCGCCAACGTTATGTCGATTTAATTGTAAATCCAGAAGTGCGAGATACGTTTGTCGTCCGAAGCAAAATCCTTCAGTCGATGAGAAGGTATTTAGATAGTCGGGGGTATTTGGAAGTTGAAACACCGACAATGCACTCAATTGCTGGTGGTGCATCAGCACGTCCTTTTATTACTCATCACAATGCTCTTGATATGAAATTATATATGAGAATTGCCATCGAACTTCATTTAAAGAGACTTATTGTCGGTGGTTTAGAAAAAGTGTATGAAATCGGAAGGGTTTTTCGAAATGAAGGAGTTTCAACAAGACATAATCCAGAGTTTACAATGATTGAATTGTATGAAGCCTATGCCGATTATCAAGATATTATGAGTTTAACAGAACAACTAATCGCACATATAGCACAAGAAGTTTTAGGAACTACGAAAGTCACATACGGTGAGTTTGAAGTAGATTTACAACCTGAGTGGAAACGACTTCATATGGTTGATGCGATTAAAGAGTATGCGGGTGTGGATTTCTGGCAGGAAATGAGTGACGAGGAAGCGAGAAATATTGCAAAGGAGCATAAAGTTCCTGTGAAAGAGACAATGACATATGGCCATGTTGTAAATGAGTTTTTTGAACACTTTGTTGAAGAAAAATTAATCCAACCAACATTTATATATGGGCATCCTACTGCTATTTCTCCACTGGCAAAGAAAAACCCAGAAGATGAGCGTTTTACTGACCGCTTTGAATTGTTTATTGTTGGCCGTGAACATGCGAATGCCTTTACAGAGTTAAACGACCCAATTGATCAAAGAGGACGATTTGAAGACCAATTAAAAGAACGTGAGCAAGGCGATGATGAAGCTCATATGATGGATGAGGACTTCATTGAAGCTCTTGAGTATGGAATGCCACCAACTGGCGGGCTAGGAATAGGAATTGACCGACTTGTTATGTTACTAACAAATTCACCATCTATTCGAGATGTACTATTGTTCCCGCAAATGAGACATCGAGAAACAACTGAAGAATAA
- the folB gene encoding dihydroneopterin aldolase: MDKIHIEQMKFYGYHGVLPEENTLGQRYIVTVQLELDLQKAGQSDDLKETVNYADVYKVTQTIVEGKPYQLVETVAEKIADSLLSTFEKVHQCTIKVIKPDPPIAGHYESVAVEITRSRSIG; this comes from the coding sequence ATGGACAAAATTCATATTGAACAAATGAAGTTTTATGGTTATCATGGGGTGTTACCTGAGGAAAATACATTAGGTCAGCGTTATATTGTTACTGTGCAGTTAGAACTTGATTTACAAAAAGCAGGTCAAAGTGATGATTTAAAGGAAACGGTTAATTATGCTGATGTATATAAAGTGACCCAGACGATTGTTGAGGGTAAGCCATATCAATTAGTGGAAACGGTAGCTGAAAAAATTGCGGATAGTTTGTTATCTACATTTGAGAAAGTACATCAATGTACAATTAAAGTTATCAAGCCGGACCCACCAATTGCAGGCCATTATGAATCGGTAGCTGTCGAGATTACAAGGAGTAGGTCTATTGGATAA
- the dusB gene encoding tRNA dihydrouridine synthase DusB has product MFKIGDVQLKNRVVLAPMAGVCNPAFRLIAKEFGAGLVCAEMVSDKAILYKNEKSLNMLFVDEREKPLSLQIFGGEKETLVAAARFVDQNTNADIIDINMGCPVPKITKCDAGAKWLLDPSKIYDMVSAVVEAVEKPVTVKMRMGWDSDHIYAVQNAQAVERAGGKAVALHGRTRVQMYEGTANWDIIKEVKQSVSIPVIGNGDVKTPEDAKRMLDTTGVDGVMIGRAALGNPWMLYRTVHYLSKGELLPDPGPREKIDVCMIHLDRLIALKGEFVAVREMRKHAAWYLKGLRGNASVRDKVNYFETRDDVAKALYEFVDEVEAKQQEVEIV; this is encoded by the coding sequence ATGTTTAAAATTGGAGATGTGCAGTTAAAAAACCGAGTGGTATTAGCACCTATGGCAGGTGTATGCAACCCTGCATTTCGGTTAATTGCTAAAGAGTTTGGTGCGGGTCTCGTTTGTGCTGAAATGGTTAGTGATAAAGCGATTTTATATAAAAATGAGAAATCATTAAACATGCTTTTTGTTGATGAACGTGAAAAACCATTAAGCTTGCAAATATTTGGCGGTGAAAAAGAAACGCTTGTGGCAGCAGCGAGGTTTGTAGATCAAAATACAAATGCAGATATTATTGATATTAATATGGGCTGTCCTGTACCGAAAATTACAAAATGTGATGCTGGTGCAAAATGGTTACTTGATCCAAGTAAAATTTATGATATGGTTTCTGCTGTCGTCGAAGCTGTAGAGAAACCAGTTACGGTAAAAATGAGAATGGGCTGGGACTCAGACCACATTTATGCGGTTCAAAATGCGCAAGCTGTTGAGCGAGCAGGTGGTAAAGCTGTTGCGCTTCACGGAAGAACGAGAGTCCAAATGTATGAAGGTACAGCAAATTGGGATATCATTAAAGAAGTAAAGCAATCTGTTTCGATTCCGGTTATTGGCAATGGAGATGTAAAAACACCTGAAGATGCTAAACGAATGTTAGATACAACAGGTGTTGATGGTGTCATGATTGGGCGTGCGGCACTAGGAAATCCATGGATGCTTTATCGTACGGTACACTATTTAAGCAAAGGTGAGCTTCTTCCTGATCCAGGTCCGCGTGAAAAAATAGATGTTTGTATGATTCATTTAGACCGTCTCATTGCTCTAAAAGGAGAGTTTGTCGCTGTTCGTGAAATGAGAAAACATGCAGCGTGGTATTTAAAAGGACTCCGTGGCAATGCTAGTGTAAGAGATAAAGTGAACTATTTTGAAACACGTGATGATGTAGCAAAAGCCTTATATGAATTTGTTGATGAAGTAGAAGCTAAACAACAAGAGGTTGAAATTGTGTAA